One segment of Stappia sp. 28M-7 DNA contains the following:
- a CDS encoding MurR/RpiR family transcriptional regulator, producing MSDKDAEAAEGAVPPRDYDGLRALLIEKKPAMPKRLAQVAAFAVDRPDDVTFGTVAVIAEQAGVQPSTLVRFAQSLGYQGFSELQDVFRARLRERWPDYDERLEVLRRRSGDSHGAHALFGDFVDTAVASLLRMRNSLAPDVMEEAARAMARARVIYLVAQRRAFPVSAYMAYALSKLGMAAVLVDNLASLGPEQASAAGPQDLMVAVSFTPYASLTVDVANAAAARGVPVLALTDSPFSPLIQSAKVVVEVAEADLGAFRSLSGTLCLAMALCVAAAEMRRDGVS from the coding sequence ATGAGCGACAAGGATGCCGAGGCGGCCGAGGGGGCGGTGCCGCCGCGCGACTACGACGGATTGCGGGCGCTATTGATCGAGAAGAAGCCGGCGATGCCCAAGCGCCTGGCCCAGGTGGCGGCCTTTGCGGTCGACCGGCCGGACGACGTGACCTTCGGCACGGTGGCGGTGATCGCCGAGCAGGCCGGCGTGCAGCCCTCGACGCTGGTGCGCTTTGCCCAGTCGCTCGGCTATCAGGGCTTTTCGGAGCTGCAGGACGTGTTCCGCGCCCGGCTGCGCGAGCGCTGGCCGGACTATGACGAGCGGCTGGAAGTGCTGCGGCGGCGCAGCGGCGACAGCCATGGCGCCCATGCGCTGTTCGGCGATTTCGTCGACACGGCGGTCGCCTCGCTGCTGCGGATGCGCAATTCGCTCGCGCCCGACGTGATGGAGGAGGCGGCGCGTGCGATGGCCCGCGCAAGGGTGATCTATCTGGTGGCGCAGCGACGGGCCTTCCCGGTCTCCGCCTATATGGCCTATGCGCTGTCGAAACTCGGCATGGCGGCGGTGCTGGTCGACAATCTCGCCTCGCTCGGCCCCGAGCAGGCCTCGGCCGCCGGGCCGCAGGACCTGATGGTGGCGGTGAGCTTCACGCCTTACGCCTCGCTGACGGTGGATGTCGCCAATGCGGCGGCCGCGCGCGGGGTGCCGGTGCTGGCGCTAACGGATTCGCCGTTCTCGCCGCTGATCCAGTCGGCAAAGGTGGTGGTGGAAGTGGCGGAGGCGGATCTGGGCGCCTTCCGCTCGCTGTCCGGCACGCTGTGCCTTGCCATGGCGCTGTGCGTGGCGGCTGCCGAAATGCGCCGCGACGGGGTGTCCTAG